One region of Ictalurus punctatus breed USDA103 chromosome 6, Coco_2.0, whole genome shotgun sequence genomic DNA includes:
- the osbpl11 gene encoding oxysterol-binding protein-related protein 11 isoform X1 has protein sequence MQVETAGMRISESEGKLDVHTQSSFRTTSKSWQYSDHMENVDGYLMKYTNLVTGWQYRFFVLNNEAGLLEYFVNEQSRHQKPRGTLPLAGAVISPSDEDSHTFTVNAISGEQYKLRAADAKERQHWVSRLQICTQHHTEAMGKTNPPLKTRSLSTASQGSSSSPGSQRKISHNTGSLLGLSQFHRGSSNYSSSKRSVLRDHLVEAREMMTQAQDQHRDLVQCIEGLPASHNPSPLDQDLLLLKATSLATMSCLSDCLHILQLQQVARHSVPLGGPTIEWLEPKLLDPVKNGGTLASIAKDSSKMQGTAVEPAEMDACDIAGEQEDIDAEEEQEDSFPAEEEDLGAVEEERSVILHLLSQLKLGMDLTRVVLPTFILEKRSLLEMYADFMSHPDLFVAITDGTSPMDRMIRFVEYYLTSFHEGRKGAIAKKPYNPIIGETFHCSWRVPKMAVSQGSVQKEGSSTSDCYNVRFVAEQVSHHPPVSGFYAECQERQMCVNTHVWTKSKFMGMSIGVSMVGEGNLHLLEHGEEYTFTLPSAYARSILTVPWVELGGKVNVNCAKTGYSAVITFQTKPFYGGKLHRVNAEVKHNPTNSVVCRVQGEWNGMLEFTYSNGETRIIDVLKLPITSKRVRPKEQQGSYESRRLWQHVTESLLQKDMEKATEHKRFLEERQRKEERHRIETETPWRTKYFERKGEGWVYHKPLWKSLPARSSSPAVLQSNP, from the exons TGATCACATGGAAAATGTTGATGGATATCTAATGAAGTACACAAATCTGGTAACAGGATGGCAGTATCG ATTCTTTGTATTGAACAACGAGGCAGGGCTGCTGGAGTATTTTGTGAATGAGCAATCACGACACCAGAAGCCCAGGGGCACGTTGCCTTTAGCAGGCGCTGTCATCTCCCCGAGCGATGAGGACTCGCACACCTTCACGGTCAATGCTATCAGCGGGGAGCAGTACAAACTCAGAG CTGCTGATGCTAAAGAGAGGCAGCACTGGGTGAGCAGGCTGCAGATCTGCACACAACACCACACTGAAGCCATGGGCAAG ACTAACCCACCACTAAAGACTCGCAGTCTGTCCACGGCCTCTCAGGGCAGTTCTAGTTCCCCTGGGTCCCAGCGCAAAATCAGCCATAACACCGGCTCCCTGTTGGGTCTGTCTCAGTTCCACCGTGgctcctccaactactcctccaGCAAGCGTTCGGTGCTGCGTGACCACCTGGTGGAGGCTCGGGAg ATGATGACCCAGGCACAAGACCAGCACAGAGACCTAGTACAGTGCATTGAAGGCCTGCCGGCCAGCCACAATCCCTCTCCGCTGGACCAGGACCTCCTGCTGCTCAAAGCCACCTCTCTGGCCACAATGTCCTGCCTTAGTGACTGCCTGCACATCCTGCAGCTTCAGCAAGTGGCCCGGCACAGCGTTCCACTCGGAG GGCCGACCATCGAATGGCTGGAACCCAAACTGCTGGACCCTGTGAAGAATGGTGGCACTCTGGCTAGCATCGCCAAAGACAGCAGCAAAATGCAGGGCACGGCTGTAGAACCTGCTGAAATGGACGCCTGTGACATTGCTGGG GAGCAGGAAGACATTGATGCAGAAGAGGAGCAGGAAGACTCCTTTCCAGCTGAGGAAGAGGATTTGGGAGCCGTGGAGGAAGAACGTAGTGTCATCCTGCATCTTCTCTCTCAGCTCAAACTGGGCATGGACCTTACCAGG GTGGTCCTTCCTACGTTTATCCTGGAGAAACGCTCTTTGCTGGAGATGTACGCTGACTTCATGTCTCACCCAGACCTTTTTGTGGCCATCACAGATGGCACCAGTCCTATGGACCGTATGATCAGATTCGTGGAGTATTACCTCACTTCCTTTCACGAGGGCCGCAAGGGCGCAATTGCCAAGAAGCCCTACAACCCAATCATTGGTGAAACATTCCACTGCTCCTGGAGAGTGCCAAAGATGGCAGTGTCTCAAGGAAGTGTTCAGAAAGAAGGCTCCAGCACATCGGACTGCTACAACGTGAGATTCGTGGCCGAGCAGGTGTCCCACCACCCACCTGTCTCGGGCTTCTACGCTGAATGCCAGGAAAGACAGATGTGTGTAAACACACATGTGTGGACCAAAAGCAAGTTCATGGGCATGTCTATCGGTGTTTCCATGGTTGGAGAGG GTAATCTGCACCTGTTGGAGCATGGTGAAGAATACACGTTCACTCTGCCATCAGCCTATGCACGCTCGATCCTCACCGTGCCCTGGGTGGAGCTGGGCGGAAAGGTCAATGTGAACTGCGCCAAGACGGGCTACAGTGCAGTCATCACCTTCCAAACCAAGCCTTTCTATGGGGGCAAGCTGCATAG AGTGAACGCGGAGGTGAAGCACAACCCCACCAACTCTGTAGTGTGTCGCGTGCAGGGGGAGTGGAATGGCATGCTTGAGTTTACCTACAGCAATGGTGAAACACGCATCATAGATGTCCTCAAGCTTCCCATCACCAGTAAACGAGTGCGGCCCAAAGAGCAGCAAGGGTCTTACGAGTCCAG GCGACTGTGGCAGCATGTAACAGAGTCCTTGCTACAAAAAGACATGGAAAAGGCCACGGAGCACAAGCGCTTCCTGGAGGAGAGGCAGAGGAAAGAGGAAAGACACCGCATTGAGACTGAGACACCATGGAGGACCAAATACTTTGAAAGAAAA GGTGAAGGCTGGGTGTATCATAAACCACTGTGGAAAAGTCTTCCAGCACGGAGCTCCTCTCCTGCAGTGCTTCAGTCTAACCCCTGA
- the osbpl11 gene encoding oxysterol-binding protein-related protein 11 isoform X3, whose amino-acid sequence MENVDGYLMKYTNLVTGWQYRFFVLNNEAGLLEYFVNEQSRHQKPRGTLPLAGAVISPSDEDSHTFTVNAISGEQYKLRAADAKERQHWVSRLQICTQHHTEAMGKTNPPLKTRSLSTASQGSSSSPGSQRKISHNTGSLLGLSQFHRGSSNYSSSKRSVLRDHLVEAREMMTQAQDQHRDLVQCIEGLPASHNPSPLDQDLLLLKATSLATMSCLSDCLHILQLQQVARHSVPLGGPTIEWLEPKLLDPVKNGGTLASIAKDSSKMQGTAVEPAEMDACDIAGEQEDIDAEEEQEDSFPAEEEDLGAVEEERSVILHLLSQLKLGMDLTRVVLPTFILEKRSLLEMYADFMSHPDLFVAITDGTSPMDRMIRFVEYYLTSFHEGRKGAIAKKPYNPIIGETFHCSWRVPKMAVSQGSVQKEGSSTSDCYNVRFVAEQVSHHPPVSGFYAECQERQMCVNTHVWTKSKFMGMSIGVSMVGEGNLHLLEHGEEYTFTLPSAYARSILTVPWVELGGKVNVNCAKTGYSAVITFQTKPFYGGKLHRVNAEVKHNPTNSVVCRVQGEWNGMLEFTYSNGETRIIDVLKLPITSKRVRPKEQQGSYESRRLWQHVTESLLQKDMEKATEHKRFLEERQRKEERHRIETETPWRTKYFERKGEGWVYHKPLWKSLPARSSSPAVLQSNP is encoded by the exons ATGGAAAATGTTGATGGATATCTAATGAAGTACACAAATCTGGTAACAGGATGGCAGTATCG ATTCTTTGTATTGAACAACGAGGCAGGGCTGCTGGAGTATTTTGTGAATGAGCAATCACGACACCAGAAGCCCAGGGGCACGTTGCCTTTAGCAGGCGCTGTCATCTCCCCGAGCGATGAGGACTCGCACACCTTCACGGTCAATGCTATCAGCGGGGAGCAGTACAAACTCAGAG CTGCTGATGCTAAAGAGAGGCAGCACTGGGTGAGCAGGCTGCAGATCTGCACACAACACCACACTGAAGCCATGGGCAAG ACTAACCCACCACTAAAGACTCGCAGTCTGTCCACGGCCTCTCAGGGCAGTTCTAGTTCCCCTGGGTCCCAGCGCAAAATCAGCCATAACACCGGCTCCCTGTTGGGTCTGTCTCAGTTCCACCGTGgctcctccaactactcctccaGCAAGCGTTCGGTGCTGCGTGACCACCTGGTGGAGGCTCGGGAg ATGATGACCCAGGCACAAGACCAGCACAGAGACCTAGTACAGTGCATTGAAGGCCTGCCGGCCAGCCACAATCCCTCTCCGCTGGACCAGGACCTCCTGCTGCTCAAAGCCACCTCTCTGGCCACAATGTCCTGCCTTAGTGACTGCCTGCACATCCTGCAGCTTCAGCAAGTGGCCCGGCACAGCGTTCCACTCGGAG GGCCGACCATCGAATGGCTGGAACCCAAACTGCTGGACCCTGTGAAGAATGGTGGCACTCTGGCTAGCATCGCCAAAGACAGCAGCAAAATGCAGGGCACGGCTGTAGAACCTGCTGAAATGGACGCCTGTGACATTGCTGGG GAGCAGGAAGACATTGATGCAGAAGAGGAGCAGGAAGACTCCTTTCCAGCTGAGGAAGAGGATTTGGGAGCCGTGGAGGAAGAACGTAGTGTCATCCTGCATCTTCTCTCTCAGCTCAAACTGGGCATGGACCTTACCAGG GTGGTCCTTCCTACGTTTATCCTGGAGAAACGCTCTTTGCTGGAGATGTACGCTGACTTCATGTCTCACCCAGACCTTTTTGTGGCCATCACAGATGGCACCAGTCCTATGGACCGTATGATCAGATTCGTGGAGTATTACCTCACTTCCTTTCACGAGGGCCGCAAGGGCGCAATTGCCAAGAAGCCCTACAACCCAATCATTGGTGAAACATTCCACTGCTCCTGGAGAGTGCCAAAGATGGCAGTGTCTCAAGGAAGTGTTCAGAAAGAAGGCTCCAGCACATCGGACTGCTACAACGTGAGATTCGTGGCCGAGCAGGTGTCCCACCACCCACCTGTCTCGGGCTTCTACGCTGAATGCCAGGAAAGACAGATGTGTGTAAACACACATGTGTGGACCAAAAGCAAGTTCATGGGCATGTCTATCGGTGTTTCCATGGTTGGAGAGG GTAATCTGCACCTGTTGGAGCATGGTGAAGAATACACGTTCACTCTGCCATCAGCCTATGCACGCTCGATCCTCACCGTGCCCTGGGTGGAGCTGGGCGGAAAGGTCAATGTGAACTGCGCCAAGACGGGCTACAGTGCAGTCATCACCTTCCAAACCAAGCCTTTCTATGGGGGCAAGCTGCATAG AGTGAACGCGGAGGTGAAGCACAACCCCACCAACTCTGTAGTGTGTCGCGTGCAGGGGGAGTGGAATGGCATGCTTGAGTTTACCTACAGCAATGGTGAAACACGCATCATAGATGTCCTCAAGCTTCCCATCACCAGTAAACGAGTGCGGCCCAAAGAGCAGCAAGGGTCTTACGAGTCCAG GCGACTGTGGCAGCATGTAACAGAGTCCTTGCTACAAAAAGACATGGAAAAGGCCACGGAGCACAAGCGCTTCCTGGAGGAGAGGCAGAGGAAAGAGGAAAGACACCGCATTGAGACTGAGACACCATGGAGGACCAAATACTTTGAAAGAAAA GGTGAAGGCTGGGTGTATCATAAACCACTGTGGAAAAGTCTTCCAGCACGGAGCTCCTCTCCTGCAGTGCTTCAGTCTAACCCCTGA
- the osbpl11 gene encoding oxysterol-binding protein-related protein 11 isoform X4, whose protein sequence is MQVETAGMRISESEGKLDVHTQSSFRTTSKSWQYSDHMENVDGYLMKYTNLVTGWQYRFFVLNNEAGLLEYFVNEQSRHQKPRGTLPLAGAVISPSDEDSHTFTVNAISGEQYKLRAADAKERQHWVSRLQICTQHHTEAMGKFHRGSSNYSSSKRSVLRDHLVEAREMMTQAQDQHRDLVQCIEGLPASHNPSPLDQDLLLLKATSLATMSCLSDCLHILQLQQVARHSVPLGGPTIEWLEPKLLDPVKNGGTLASIAKDSSKMQGTAVEPAEMDACDIAGEQEDIDAEEEQEDSFPAEEEDLGAVEEERSVILHLLSQLKLGMDLTRVVLPTFILEKRSLLEMYADFMSHPDLFVAITDGTSPMDRMIRFVEYYLTSFHEGRKGAIAKKPYNPIIGETFHCSWRVPKMAVSQGSVQKEGSSTSDCYNVRFVAEQVSHHPPVSGFYAECQERQMCVNTHVWTKSKFMGMSIGVSMVGEGNLHLLEHGEEYTFTLPSAYARSILTVPWVELGGKVNVNCAKTGYSAVITFQTKPFYGGKLHRVNAEVKHNPTNSVVCRVQGEWNGMLEFTYSNGETRIIDVLKLPITSKRVRPKEQQGSYESRRLWQHVTESLLQKDMEKATEHKRFLEERQRKEERHRIETETPWRTKYFERKGEGWVYHKPLWKSLPARSSSPAVLQSNP, encoded by the exons TGATCACATGGAAAATGTTGATGGATATCTAATGAAGTACACAAATCTGGTAACAGGATGGCAGTATCG ATTCTTTGTATTGAACAACGAGGCAGGGCTGCTGGAGTATTTTGTGAATGAGCAATCACGACACCAGAAGCCCAGGGGCACGTTGCCTTTAGCAGGCGCTGTCATCTCCCCGAGCGATGAGGACTCGCACACCTTCACGGTCAATGCTATCAGCGGGGAGCAGTACAAACTCAGAG CTGCTGATGCTAAAGAGAGGCAGCACTGGGTGAGCAGGCTGCAGATCTGCACACAACACCACACTGAAGCCATGGGCAAG TTCCACCGTGgctcctccaactactcctccaGCAAGCGTTCGGTGCTGCGTGACCACCTGGTGGAGGCTCGGGAg ATGATGACCCAGGCACAAGACCAGCACAGAGACCTAGTACAGTGCATTGAAGGCCTGCCGGCCAGCCACAATCCCTCTCCGCTGGACCAGGACCTCCTGCTGCTCAAAGCCACCTCTCTGGCCACAATGTCCTGCCTTAGTGACTGCCTGCACATCCTGCAGCTTCAGCAAGTGGCCCGGCACAGCGTTCCACTCGGAG GGCCGACCATCGAATGGCTGGAACCCAAACTGCTGGACCCTGTGAAGAATGGTGGCACTCTGGCTAGCATCGCCAAAGACAGCAGCAAAATGCAGGGCACGGCTGTAGAACCTGCTGAAATGGACGCCTGTGACATTGCTGGG GAGCAGGAAGACATTGATGCAGAAGAGGAGCAGGAAGACTCCTTTCCAGCTGAGGAAGAGGATTTGGGAGCCGTGGAGGAAGAACGTAGTGTCATCCTGCATCTTCTCTCTCAGCTCAAACTGGGCATGGACCTTACCAGG GTGGTCCTTCCTACGTTTATCCTGGAGAAACGCTCTTTGCTGGAGATGTACGCTGACTTCATGTCTCACCCAGACCTTTTTGTGGCCATCACAGATGGCACCAGTCCTATGGACCGTATGATCAGATTCGTGGAGTATTACCTCACTTCCTTTCACGAGGGCCGCAAGGGCGCAATTGCCAAGAAGCCCTACAACCCAATCATTGGTGAAACATTCCACTGCTCCTGGAGAGTGCCAAAGATGGCAGTGTCTCAAGGAAGTGTTCAGAAAGAAGGCTCCAGCACATCGGACTGCTACAACGTGAGATTCGTGGCCGAGCAGGTGTCCCACCACCCACCTGTCTCGGGCTTCTACGCTGAATGCCAGGAAAGACAGATGTGTGTAAACACACATGTGTGGACCAAAAGCAAGTTCATGGGCATGTCTATCGGTGTTTCCATGGTTGGAGAGG GTAATCTGCACCTGTTGGAGCATGGTGAAGAATACACGTTCACTCTGCCATCAGCCTATGCACGCTCGATCCTCACCGTGCCCTGGGTGGAGCTGGGCGGAAAGGTCAATGTGAACTGCGCCAAGACGGGCTACAGTGCAGTCATCACCTTCCAAACCAAGCCTTTCTATGGGGGCAAGCTGCATAG AGTGAACGCGGAGGTGAAGCACAACCCCACCAACTCTGTAGTGTGTCGCGTGCAGGGGGAGTGGAATGGCATGCTTGAGTTTACCTACAGCAATGGTGAAACACGCATCATAGATGTCCTCAAGCTTCCCATCACCAGTAAACGAGTGCGGCCCAAAGAGCAGCAAGGGTCTTACGAGTCCAG GCGACTGTGGCAGCATGTAACAGAGTCCTTGCTACAAAAAGACATGGAAAAGGCCACGGAGCACAAGCGCTTCCTGGAGGAGAGGCAGAGGAAAGAGGAAAGACACCGCATTGAGACTGAGACACCATGGAGGACCAAATACTTTGAAAGAAAA GGTGAAGGCTGGGTGTATCATAAACCACTGTGGAAAAGTCTTCCAGCACGGAGCTCCTCTCCTGCAGTGCTTCAGTCTAACCCCTGA
- the osbpl11 gene encoding oxysterol-binding protein-related protein 11 isoform X2, producing MQVETAGMRISESEGKLDVHTQSSFRTTSKSWQYSDHMENVDGYLMKYTNLVTGWQYRFFVLNNEAGLLEYFVNEQSRHQKPRGTLPLAGAVISPSDEDSHTFTVNAISGEQYKLRAADAKERQHWVSRLQICTQHHTEAMGKGSSSSPGSQRKISHNTGSLLGLSQFHRGSSNYSSSKRSVLRDHLVEAREMMTQAQDQHRDLVQCIEGLPASHNPSPLDQDLLLLKATSLATMSCLSDCLHILQLQQVARHSVPLGGPTIEWLEPKLLDPVKNGGTLASIAKDSSKMQGTAVEPAEMDACDIAGEQEDIDAEEEQEDSFPAEEEDLGAVEEERSVILHLLSQLKLGMDLTRVVLPTFILEKRSLLEMYADFMSHPDLFVAITDGTSPMDRMIRFVEYYLTSFHEGRKGAIAKKPYNPIIGETFHCSWRVPKMAVSQGSVQKEGSSTSDCYNVRFVAEQVSHHPPVSGFYAECQERQMCVNTHVWTKSKFMGMSIGVSMVGEGNLHLLEHGEEYTFTLPSAYARSILTVPWVELGGKVNVNCAKTGYSAVITFQTKPFYGGKLHRVNAEVKHNPTNSVVCRVQGEWNGMLEFTYSNGETRIIDVLKLPITSKRVRPKEQQGSYESRRLWQHVTESLLQKDMEKATEHKRFLEERQRKEERHRIETETPWRTKYFERKGEGWVYHKPLWKSLPARSSSPAVLQSNP from the exons TGATCACATGGAAAATGTTGATGGATATCTAATGAAGTACACAAATCTGGTAACAGGATGGCAGTATCG ATTCTTTGTATTGAACAACGAGGCAGGGCTGCTGGAGTATTTTGTGAATGAGCAATCACGACACCAGAAGCCCAGGGGCACGTTGCCTTTAGCAGGCGCTGTCATCTCCCCGAGCGATGAGGACTCGCACACCTTCACGGTCAATGCTATCAGCGGGGAGCAGTACAAACTCAGAG CTGCTGATGCTAAAGAGAGGCAGCACTGGGTGAGCAGGCTGCAGATCTGCACACAACACCACACTGAAGCCATGGGCAAG GGCAGTTCTAGTTCCCCTGGGTCCCAGCGCAAAATCAGCCATAACACCGGCTCCCTGTTGGGTCTGTCTCAGTTCCACCGTGgctcctccaactactcctccaGCAAGCGTTCGGTGCTGCGTGACCACCTGGTGGAGGCTCGGGAg ATGATGACCCAGGCACAAGACCAGCACAGAGACCTAGTACAGTGCATTGAAGGCCTGCCGGCCAGCCACAATCCCTCTCCGCTGGACCAGGACCTCCTGCTGCTCAAAGCCACCTCTCTGGCCACAATGTCCTGCCTTAGTGACTGCCTGCACATCCTGCAGCTTCAGCAAGTGGCCCGGCACAGCGTTCCACTCGGAG GGCCGACCATCGAATGGCTGGAACCCAAACTGCTGGACCCTGTGAAGAATGGTGGCACTCTGGCTAGCATCGCCAAAGACAGCAGCAAAATGCAGGGCACGGCTGTAGAACCTGCTGAAATGGACGCCTGTGACATTGCTGGG GAGCAGGAAGACATTGATGCAGAAGAGGAGCAGGAAGACTCCTTTCCAGCTGAGGAAGAGGATTTGGGAGCCGTGGAGGAAGAACGTAGTGTCATCCTGCATCTTCTCTCTCAGCTCAAACTGGGCATGGACCTTACCAGG GTGGTCCTTCCTACGTTTATCCTGGAGAAACGCTCTTTGCTGGAGATGTACGCTGACTTCATGTCTCACCCAGACCTTTTTGTGGCCATCACAGATGGCACCAGTCCTATGGACCGTATGATCAGATTCGTGGAGTATTACCTCACTTCCTTTCACGAGGGCCGCAAGGGCGCAATTGCCAAGAAGCCCTACAACCCAATCATTGGTGAAACATTCCACTGCTCCTGGAGAGTGCCAAAGATGGCAGTGTCTCAAGGAAGTGTTCAGAAAGAAGGCTCCAGCACATCGGACTGCTACAACGTGAGATTCGTGGCCGAGCAGGTGTCCCACCACCCACCTGTCTCGGGCTTCTACGCTGAATGCCAGGAAAGACAGATGTGTGTAAACACACATGTGTGGACCAAAAGCAAGTTCATGGGCATGTCTATCGGTGTTTCCATGGTTGGAGAGG GTAATCTGCACCTGTTGGAGCATGGTGAAGAATACACGTTCACTCTGCCATCAGCCTATGCACGCTCGATCCTCACCGTGCCCTGGGTGGAGCTGGGCGGAAAGGTCAATGTGAACTGCGCCAAGACGGGCTACAGTGCAGTCATCACCTTCCAAACCAAGCCTTTCTATGGGGGCAAGCTGCATAG AGTGAACGCGGAGGTGAAGCACAACCCCACCAACTCTGTAGTGTGTCGCGTGCAGGGGGAGTGGAATGGCATGCTTGAGTTTACCTACAGCAATGGTGAAACACGCATCATAGATGTCCTCAAGCTTCCCATCACCAGTAAACGAGTGCGGCCCAAAGAGCAGCAAGGGTCTTACGAGTCCAG GCGACTGTGGCAGCATGTAACAGAGTCCTTGCTACAAAAAGACATGGAAAAGGCCACGGAGCACAAGCGCTTCCTGGAGGAGAGGCAGAGGAAAGAGGAAAGACACCGCATTGAGACTGAGACACCATGGAGGACCAAATACTTTGAAAGAAAA GGTGAAGGCTGGGTGTATCATAAACCACTGTGGAAAAGTCTTCCAGCACGGAGCTCCTCTCCTGCAGTGCTTCAGTCTAACCCCTGA